In the Theobroma cacao cultivar B97-61/B2 chromosome 1, Criollo_cocoa_genome_V2, whole genome shotgun sequence genome, one interval contains:
- the LOC18612221 gene encoding switch-associated protein 70 isoform X2 — protein sequence MAFNGASTEQGVRDATENSLEKIKRQLASGSGRNLLQGPLLKRSETLRKWNERWVILDPTTGKMEYKTRRNEPGVKGIITFDENSTIAVSPVNFHGLPKYDGCCFYIGTPQKKDYFLCAETPGATRAWVSTLHATQLVLKAHKEAVNSLSGNGSAKLGTVATVVAAANSTARECSKEIEAAMQISLRNSLGLVTNRPTDGPMDDLTIMKETLRVKDEELQNLARDLRARDSTIREIAEKLSETAEAAESAASAAHMMDEQRRIACAEIERITKDSEKQREAFALKLRESEEKFGVLSKERDQLIKQRDSAMQEAHMWRTELAKAREHVVILEAAVVRAEEKVRIAEADAEARIKEATQKEAAAVKEKQDLLAYVNVLQAHIQRQQSDMKQICEEKTESSNTNNCPPETKDVDLSENVDKACLSVSRAVPIPGESVVHMAVDQVNIQPVGNGEWSDIQATEARIADVREIAPETEGSSLDIPVVSPAINTHHEQGANSFYQP from the exons ATGGCCTTCAATGGTGCTTCTACG GAACAAGGAGTTAGGGATGCTACGGAGAACAGTTTGGAAAAGATCAAACGGCAGCTGGCCTCTGGCTCCGGTAGGAACTTGCTTCAAGGTCCACTTCTTAAGCGATCTGAGACT TTGAGGAAATGGAATGAACGGTGGGTGATATTGGACCCGACAACGGGGAAAATGGAATACAA GACTAGAAGGAATGAGCCAGGTGTTAAGGGAATAATTACATTTGATGAAAACAGCACCATTGCCGTATCTCCTGTTAACTTTCA TGGACTTCCAAAGTACGATGGCTGCTGTTTCT ATATTGGGACTCCCCAGAAAAAGGACTACTTTCTTTGTGCAGAGACTCCTGGTGCTACTAGAGCTTGGGTATCAACTTTACA TGCAACGCAGTTGGTTCTAAAGGCCCACAAAGAGGCTGTCAATTCCTTAAGTGGGAATGGTTCTGCAAAATTAGGTACAGTTGCAACAGTAGTTGCTGCTGCCAATTCAACAGCCAGAGAATGTTCTAAAGAAATTGAAGCAGCAATGCAGATCTCTTTGAGAAATTCCTTAGGATTGGTGACAAATAGACCCACTGACGGTCCAATGGATGATCTTACAATTATGAAG GAGACACTAAGAGTCAAGGATGAGGAATTGCAGAATTTGGCCAGAGATCTCCGTGCTCGTGATTCAACAATAAGAGAAATAGCAGAGAAACTTTCTGAGACTGCTGAGGCTGCTGAATCTGCAGCATCTGCAGCTCATATGATGGATGAACAAAGGAGAATTGCTTGTGCGGAAATTGAGCGCATAACAAAAGATTCAGAAAAACAAAGGGAAGCATTTGCATTAAAG CTGAGAGAGTCAGAAGAAAAGTTTGGGGTCCTAAGTAAAGAAAGAGATCAATTGATCAAGCAGAGAGACTCTGCTATGCAGGAGGCACATATGTGGCGTACTGAGCTTGCAAAAGCTCGAGAGCATGTTGTGATATTAGAAGCAGCAGTTGTGAGAGCAGAAGAGAAGGTGAGAATTGCAGAAGCAGATGCTGAAGCTAGAATAAAAGAAGCAACACAGAAAGAGGCAGCTGCGGTGAAGGAAAAGCAAGATCTTCTAGCATATGTCAATGTGTTACAGGCACATATCCAAAG ACAACAGAGTGACATGAAGCAAATTTGCGAGGAGAAGACCGAGTCCTCAAATACCAATAACTGTCCACCCGAGACAAAGGATGTTGACTTGTCAGAGAACGTAGACAAAGCTTGTCTTAGTGTTTCCAGAGCAGTCCCAATACCTGGGGAGAGTGTAGTCCACATGGCAGTGGATCAAGTTAATATCCAACCGGTTGGCAATGGTGAATGGAGTGATATTCAGGCAACAGAGGCAAGAATAGCTGATGTAAGAGAGATAGCCCCCGAGACAGAGGGAAGCAGCCTTGATATACCTGTTGTTAGCCCAGCAATAAATACCCACCATGAGCAAGGAGC
- the LOC18612221 gene encoding switch-associated protein 70 isoform X1, whose product MAFNGASTKEQGVRDATENSLEKIKRQLASGSGRNLLQGPLLKRSETLRKWNERWVILDPTTGKMEYKTRRNEPGVKGIITFDENSTIAVSPVNFHGLPKYDGCCFYIGTPQKKDYFLCAETPGATRAWVSTLHATQLVLKAHKEAVNSLSGNGSAKLGTVATVVAAANSTARECSKEIEAAMQISLRNSLGLVTNRPTDGPMDDLTIMKETLRVKDEELQNLARDLRARDSTIREIAEKLSETAEAAESAASAAHMMDEQRRIACAEIERITKDSEKQREAFALKLRESEEKFGVLSKERDQLIKQRDSAMQEAHMWRTELAKAREHVVILEAAVVRAEEKVRIAEADAEARIKEATQKEAAAVKEKQDLLAYVNVLQAHIQRQQSDMKQICEEKTESSNTNNCPPETKDVDLSENVDKACLSVSRAVPIPGESVVHMAVDQVNIQPVGNGEWSDIQATEARIADVREIAPETEGSSLDIPVVSPAINTHHEQGANSFYQP is encoded by the exons ATGGCCTTCAATGGTGCTTCTACG AAGGAACAAGGAGTTAGGGATGCTACGGAGAACAGTTTGGAAAAGATCAAACGGCAGCTGGCCTCTGGCTCCGGTAGGAACTTGCTTCAAGGTCCACTTCTTAAGCGATCTGAGACT TTGAGGAAATGGAATGAACGGTGGGTGATATTGGACCCGACAACGGGGAAAATGGAATACAA GACTAGAAGGAATGAGCCAGGTGTTAAGGGAATAATTACATTTGATGAAAACAGCACCATTGCCGTATCTCCTGTTAACTTTCA TGGACTTCCAAAGTACGATGGCTGCTGTTTCT ATATTGGGACTCCCCAGAAAAAGGACTACTTTCTTTGTGCAGAGACTCCTGGTGCTACTAGAGCTTGGGTATCAACTTTACA TGCAACGCAGTTGGTTCTAAAGGCCCACAAAGAGGCTGTCAATTCCTTAAGTGGGAATGGTTCTGCAAAATTAGGTACAGTTGCAACAGTAGTTGCTGCTGCCAATTCAACAGCCAGAGAATGTTCTAAAGAAATTGAAGCAGCAATGCAGATCTCTTTGAGAAATTCCTTAGGATTGGTGACAAATAGACCCACTGACGGTCCAATGGATGATCTTACAATTATGAAG GAGACACTAAGAGTCAAGGATGAGGAATTGCAGAATTTGGCCAGAGATCTCCGTGCTCGTGATTCAACAATAAGAGAAATAGCAGAGAAACTTTCTGAGACTGCTGAGGCTGCTGAATCTGCAGCATCTGCAGCTCATATGATGGATGAACAAAGGAGAATTGCTTGTGCGGAAATTGAGCGCATAACAAAAGATTCAGAAAAACAAAGGGAAGCATTTGCATTAAAG CTGAGAGAGTCAGAAGAAAAGTTTGGGGTCCTAAGTAAAGAAAGAGATCAATTGATCAAGCAGAGAGACTCTGCTATGCAGGAGGCACATATGTGGCGTACTGAGCTTGCAAAAGCTCGAGAGCATGTTGTGATATTAGAAGCAGCAGTTGTGAGAGCAGAAGAGAAGGTGAGAATTGCAGAAGCAGATGCTGAAGCTAGAATAAAAGAAGCAACACAGAAAGAGGCAGCTGCGGTGAAGGAAAAGCAAGATCTTCTAGCATATGTCAATGTGTTACAGGCACATATCCAAAG ACAACAGAGTGACATGAAGCAAATTTGCGAGGAGAAGACCGAGTCCTCAAATACCAATAACTGTCCACCCGAGACAAAGGATGTTGACTTGTCAGAGAACGTAGACAAAGCTTGTCTTAGTGTTTCCAGAGCAGTCCCAATACCTGGGGAGAGTGTAGTCCACATGGCAGTGGATCAAGTTAATATCCAACCGGTTGGCAATGGTGAATGGAGTGATATTCAGGCAACAGAGGCAAGAATAGCTGATGTAAGAGAGATAGCCCCCGAGACAGAGGGAAGCAGCCTTGATATACCTGTTGTTAGCCCAGCAATAAATACCCACCATGAGCAAGGAGC